One part of the Aurantibacillus circumpalustris genome encodes these proteins:
- the fcl gene encoding GDP-L-fucose synthase — protein MNAESKIYIAGHRGMVGSAILRNLQNKGFSNFVLKTSKELDLRNQQQVSDFFRTEKPDYVFLAAAKVGGINANNVYRADFLYENLMIQNNVLHSAFENKVTKLMFLGSSCIYPKLAPQPLKEEYLLSGYLEDTNEPYAIAKIAGIKLCESYRRQYGANFISVMPTNLYGQNDNYNLNNSHVLPALIRKFHEAKENNLPFVEMWGTGSPMREFLHADDMADACVYLMQNYEGSQHVNIGTGVDLTIKDLALLIQKIVGYKGEIKHDLSKPDGTPRKLMDVSFLHKLGWKHSIELEAGIKSVYEDFKKKENVKVW, from the coding sequence ATGAACGCAGAATCCAAAATATACATCGCCGGGCACCGTGGAATGGTAGGTTCGGCCATTTTAAGAAATTTACAAAACAAAGGATTTTCAAATTTTGTATTAAAAACTTCCAAAGAATTAGATTTAAGGAATCAACAACAAGTATCTGATTTTTTTAGAACAGAAAAACCTGATTATGTTTTTTTAGCGGCTGCAAAAGTTGGTGGCATCAATGCTAATAATGTTTATAGAGCAGATTTTTTATACGAAAATTTGATGATCCAAAACAATGTTCTTCATTCTGCTTTTGAAAACAAAGTAACAAAACTTATGTTTTTGGGTTCTTCTTGCATTTACCCGAAACTTGCACCACAACCTTTAAAAGAAGAATATTTATTAAGTGGTTATTTGGAAGATACGAATGAACCTTATGCGATTGCAAAAATTGCGGGGATCAAATTGTGTGAGAGTTATAGAAGGCAGTACGGCGCCAATTTTATTTCGGTGATGCCAACGAATTTGTATGGTCAAAATGATAATTACAATCTAAATAATTCTCATGTATTACCGGCTTTGATTCGTAAATTTCACGAAGCAAAAGAAAATAACCTTCCCTTCGTTGAAATGTGGGGAACTGGTTCACCAATGCGTGAATTTTTGCACGCTGATGATATGGCAGATGCTTGTGTTTATCTCATGCAAAATTACGAAGGTAGTCAGCATGTAAATATTGGAACTGGTGTTGATCTTACTATTAAGGATCTTGCTCTACTCATTCAAAAAATAGTTGGTTATAAAGGCGAAATTAAACATGATTTGAGCAAACCAGACGGCACACCAAGAAAACTAATGGATGTTAGCTTTTTACATAAGCTTGGGTGGAAACATTCCATTGAGTTAGAGGCAGGGATAAAATCTGTTTATGAAGACTTCAAGAAAAAAGAGAATGTGAAAGTCTGGTAA
- a CDS encoding TolC family protein, protein MKNLILTIFLISILSGKSQSAWDLQTCIKYALNHNIGLKQRALNNEVNKNTTEQSKGSALPSLNAGASHVYNFGQTIDRFTNTFANTQVLSQNFYISSNVVLWSGLSQYNNIKSNEYNYLSGVELLKQQQNDLSLSIANAYIGVIFSEEIVKISQNQYSVTVEQFERTSKLVTAGALAKSVEYDIKAQLANELVNVTSAKNNYQISLLTLKQLMNLDSVTNFNIERPQISLEDGQLLENNLQNIYETSLKTQPSIKSNEYSILSAESYLKATKGRISPTLSFNASMGTGTSGLAKDILGVQATGKSSLIGYTNSGEGVYAPEFDYITKPKSFSNQFNDNVNKSLGFTLNIPLYNGLQTHTSIKNAKINALNARFAKDLTEQNLFKSIAQAHANAKAALDKYNASKYSVEAAEESFKYAEQKFNAGVISALDFSTSKNRLFAAESNLLQAKYDYVFKLKVLDYYQGKPLEF, encoded by the coding sequence ATGAAAAATTTAATTCTTACCATTTTTCTAATTTCTATTTTATCAGGAAAATCGCAGTCTGCATGGGACTTACAAACCTGCATAAAATATGCGCTTAACCATAATATTGGATTAAAACAAAGAGCTTTAAATAACGAAGTTAACAAAAACACGACCGAGCAAAGCAAAGGGTCTGCCCTCCCTTCATTGAACGCCGGTGCATCTCACGTTTATAATTTTGGTCAAACGATAGATAGATTCACAAACACCTTTGCAAACACTCAGGTACTTTCACAAAATTTTTACATAAGCAGTAATGTCGTTCTATGGAGCGGGCTCAGTCAGTATAACAACATAAAATCAAATGAATACAACTACCTGAGTGGTGTTGAACTATTAAAGCAACAACAAAACGATCTTTCCTTGAGTATTGCCAATGCCTACATTGGCGTTATTTTCTCTGAAGAGATTGTGAAGATTTCTCAGAATCAATATTCAGTTACTGTTGAACAATTTGAACGTACTAGCAAATTAGTAACCGCAGGGGCACTTGCTAAAAGTGTTGAATACGACATTAAAGCACAATTAGCTAACGAACTTGTGAATGTAACCAGTGCTAAAAATAACTATCAAATTTCACTTCTTACACTCAAACAATTGATGAACCTTGATAGCGTTACAAATTTTAATATTGAAAGGCCACAGATTAGTTTAGAGGACGGGCAACTTTTAGAAAACAATCTGCAAAATATTTACGAAACAAGTTTAAAAACACAACCAAGTATTAAAAGTAACGAATACAGTATTTTAAGCGCAGAAAGTTATTTGAAGGCTACTAAAGGTAGAATTAGCCCCACATTAAGTTTTAATGCCAGCATGGGAACTGGTACATCAGGTTTAGCGAAAGATATTCTCGGCGTGCAAGCCACAGGAAAGAGTTCTCTCATTGGATATACAAATTCAGGAGAAGGAGTTTACGCCCCCGAATTTGATTATATTACCAAGCCAAAAAGTTTTTCCAATCAATTTAATGATAACGTTAATAAAAGTTTGGGATTTACTTTAAATATTCCCTTGTACAATGGTTTACAAACACATACTTCAATTAAGAATGCAAAAATAAACGCACTTAACGCACGATTTGCAAAAGATTTAACCGAACAAAATTTATTTAAGAGCATTGCTCAGGCGCATGCAAACGCAAAAGCGGCCTTAGATAAATATAACGCAAGTAAATACAGTGTTGAGGCTGCTGAAGAATCATTTAAATATGCCGAGCAAAAATTTAATGCAGGCGTAATAAGCGCCTTAGATTTTAGCACCTCTAAAAACAGATTATTTGCTGCTGAAAGCAATCTACTTCAGGCTAAATACGATTACGTTTTTAAATTGAAAGTCTTAGATTATTATCAGGGAAAACCTTTGGAATTTTAA
- a CDS encoding glycosyltransferase family 4 protein encodes MAALILVFLTSFIVVLYSTPALIKVAVLKRLIDTPSEERKIHKRSVPTIGGIIIYAGTLFAYALWYNIQDGAYYDVISTSINEFKLIIATSLILFFVGVKDDIIGTAPVKKLFAHIIVALILVLMGNIRITGLHGIFGVSDLPYWGSVFISIFTYVVVVNAFNLIDGVDGLAAGIGFLSSCAFGTWFIFANEFGYATLSFALAGALGGFLIFNFSPAKIFMGDSGSLVIGMFICVLAIKMIEFPISELDSFWVHISKPVFAISALAYPLLDTLRVFIIRAVKGQSPFNADRNHLHHKLIDCDYSHIKTVIIIYSFSVITVGTSLLTYYFYTPTLSLLTVVGTGAVFLLIVININKKKLKKKTLTSETLQS; translated from the coding sequence ATGGCAGCATTAATACTCGTTTTTCTAACCTCTTTTATTGTAGTCCTCTACTCTACCCCGGCACTCATTAAAGTGGCCGTTTTAAAGCGTTTGATTGATACGCCTAGTGAGGAGCGTAAAATTCATAAACGTTCTGTTCCAACCATTGGTGGTATTATAATTTACGCAGGAACTCTGTTTGCTTACGCCTTATGGTACAACATTCAGGATGGAGCCTACTACGATGTTATTTCTACATCCATCAACGAATTCAAACTTATTATTGCTACCAGCTTAATTCTCTTTTTTGTTGGGGTAAAAGATGATATTATTGGAACCGCGCCGGTAAAAAAATTATTTGCTCACATCATTGTAGCATTAATTCTTGTGCTTATGGGTAACATAAGAATTACGGGGCTTCATGGAATCTTTGGTGTTTCTGATTTGCCGTATTGGGGAAGCGTTTTCATATCCATTTTTACTTATGTTGTTGTTGTCAATGCTTTTAATCTTATAGATGGCGTTGACGGATTAGCAGCGGGAATTGGCTTTCTAAGCAGTTGCGCCTTTGGCACCTGGTTTATATTTGCCAATGAATTTGGTTATGCAACTTTGTCTTTTGCACTCGCTGGTGCACTCGGAGGGTTTTTAATTTTTAATTTTTCACCCGCTAAAATCTTTATGGGCGACTCAGGCTCTTTGGTTATCGGTATGTTTATTTGTGTGTTGGCCATAAAAATGATTGAATTTCCAATTAGCGAGTTAGATAGCTTTTGGGTGCATATCAGCAAACCAGTTTTTGCTATTTCAGCACTAGCATATCCTTTATTAGATACCTTGCGAGTATTTATCATTCGGGCTGTTAAAGGACAGTCGCCTTTTAATGCTGATCGTAATCACCTCCATCATAAGCTTATCGATTGCGACTATAGCCATATAAAAACAGTCATAATCATCTACTCGTTTTCTGTTATTACGGTTGGTACATCGTTACTTACTTATTATTTCTATACCCCTACTCTTAGCCTGTTAACGGTAGTTGGTACGGGTGCCGTTTTTCTTTTGATCGTAATAAACATCAATAAAAAGAAATTAAAAAAGAAAACGCTTACTTCTGAAACCTTGCAAAGCTAA
- a CDS encoding DedA family protein has protein sequence MWEFLKQLTDPNSIIEYGGLWLLLFVIFAETGLLVGFFLPGDNLILLAGILCKAKPDSLHVGYTELVTLMTSAAVLGNATGYWFGSKVGEKLYARKDGVIFKQKQIEITKTYYDKYGGNLTLVMARFLPIVRTFAPIIAGVIKIDFFKFMFFNIVGAIAWILSLTGIGYFLVQMFPQITDYMGYIFIALILLTALPILRIVLKKN, from the coding sequence ATGTGGGAATTTTTAAAGCAATTAACAGATCCTAATAGCATCATCGAATACGGTGGACTATGGCTTTTGTTATTTGTGATTTTTGCTGAAACAGGTTTATTAGTTGGGTTTTTTCTTCCAGGGGATAATCTAATTTTACTAGCAGGAATTTTGTGCAAAGCTAAGCCCGATTCATTACATGTAGGTTACACCGAATTGGTTACTTTAATGACGAGTGCCGCCGTTCTTGGAAACGCAACAGGTTATTGGTTCGGCAGCAAAGTAGGAGAGAAACTGTATGCCAGGAAAGATGGAGTAATTTTTAAACAAAAACAAATTGAAATTACAAAAACGTATTACGATAAGTATGGAGGAAACCTAACTTTGGTGATGGCTCGTTTTTTACCTATTGTGAGGACATTTGCCCCAATTATTGCCGGAGTAATTAAAATAGATTTTTTCAAATTTATGTTTTTTAATATTGTTGGCGCAATCGCTTGGATATTGAGTCTTACAGGAATAGGGTATTTTTTAGTGCAAATGTTCCCGCAAATTACTGATTACATGGGGTACATTTTTATTGCACTTATCCTTCTCACTGCACTACCAATTTTGAGAATTGTCTTAAAAAAGAATTAA
- the gmd gene encoding GDP-mannose 4,6-dehydratase has product MAKVALITGVTGQDGAYLSELLLSKGYEVHGVKRRSSLFNTDRIDHLYQDQHEKNVSFKLHYGDLTDSTNLIRIVQEVKPDEIYNLAAMSHVKVSFDTPEYTANADGIGTLRILEAIRILGLEKKTRFYQASTSELYGLVQEIPQKETTPFYPRSPYGVAKLYGFWITKNYRESYGMYACNGILFNHESPLRGETFVTRKITRAVAKISLGMQDKLFMGNIDSERDWGHAKDYVEGMWRMLQQDEPDDFVLATGIKITVREFINMAFAEVGIALKWEGKNENEKGIDIKSGKTLVEIDPKYYRPAEVDLLVGDATKAKNKMGWTPTYTVSELCKEMVQADLELFKRDKYLIEGGHKVLNYKE; this is encoded by the coding sequence ATGGCAAAAGTAGCACTTATCACAGGCGTAACGGGGCAAGATGGAGCATATCTTTCCGAATTGTTGTTGAGTAAAGGATATGAAGTTCACGGCGTAAAGCGCCGTAGTTCTTTGTTTAATACTGACCGAATAGATCACCTCTACCAAGATCAACATGAAAAAAATGTAAGTTTTAAATTGCATTATGGCGACTTAACAGATAGTACCAATCTCATAAGAATAGTACAAGAAGTAAAGCCTGACGAAATTTATAATCTAGCGGCTATGTCGCATGTAAAAGTTAGCTTTGATACCCCTGAATATACTGCCAATGCAGATGGTATTGGAACTTTAAGAATATTAGAGGCAATTCGCATTTTAGGTTTAGAGAAAAAAACACGTTTCTATCAAGCCTCTACAAGCGAACTGTACGGTTTAGTTCAAGAAATTCCTCAAAAAGAAACAACGCCCTTTTATCCCCGTAGTCCTTACGGTGTAGCAAAACTTTACGGATTTTGGATTACCAAAAATTACCGTGAAAGTTATGGCATGTATGCCTGCAATGGTATTTTATTTAATCATGAAAGTCCTTTACGCGGAGAAACATTTGTTACCCGTAAAATAACCAGAGCAGTCGCAAAAATTAGTTTGGGAATGCAGGACAAACTTTTTATGGGGAACATTGATTCTGAACGCGACTGGGGACATGCTAAAGATTATGTGGAAGGTATGTGGCGTATGTTACAGCAAGATGAACCAGATGATTTTGTGCTTGCCACCGGTATTAAGATAACCGTTAGAGAGTTTATTAATATGGCTTTTGCCGAAGTAGGCATTGCGTTGAAATGGGAAGGAAAAAATGAAAATGAAAAAGGAATCGACATTAAAAGTGGTAAAACATTAGTTGAGATAGATCCAAAATATTATCGTCCTGCTGAGGTAGATCTTTTGGTAGGTGACGCTACAAAAGCTAAAAATAAAATGGGCTGGACTCCAACCTACACTGTTTCTGAACTCTGTAAAGAAATGGTTCAAGCCGATCTTGAATTATTTAAACGCGACAAATATTTAATAGAGGGCGGACACAAGGTTTTAAATTACAAAGAATAA
- a CDS encoding cell division protein FtsX: protein MSDRLTRKRLRTSGVTVIISLALVLFMLGALGLLIINANKLSTHFKENVGFQIYLKDTATSAQTDVLIQELNNADFTKSVNLISKEQAAQKLKADLGEDFVAFLGSNPLLNSLEVKLNANYANTDTLQIIEKNLLQKPFVKEVVYQKEMINKLNKNTKAVAFFILIFSGALLIVAIALINNTIRLSIYSQRFLIRTMYLVGATRLFISKPFIFKGFRQGVIAGIIAGLLLAGFLMLSTKFIPDLLQLQDENVLLILFCGIILVGVIISAFSAFLAVLRYLHLKTSDLYF, encoded by the coding sequence GTGAGCGATAGATTAACAAGAAAAAGACTTCGTACTTCGGGTGTAACGGTTATTATAAGCCTTGCATTGGTTTTATTTATGCTTGGAGCACTTGGTTTGCTTATTATTAACGCTAACAAACTCTCAACTCATTTTAAAGAAAATGTTGGCTTTCAAATTTATTTAAAAGACACAGCAACTTCAGCACAAACTGATGTGTTGATTCAAGAACTTAATAATGCAGATTTTACTAAAAGTGTAAATCTTATCAGTAAAGAACAAGCTGCGCAAAAATTAAAGGCAGATTTAGGTGAAGATTTTGTAGCTTTTTTAGGAAGTAACCCGCTTTTAAATTCGCTGGAAGTTAAGCTGAATGCTAACTATGCAAATACCGACACCTTACAGATAATCGAAAAAAATTTGTTGCAAAAACCGTTTGTTAAGGAAGTCGTCTATCAAAAAGAAATGATAAACAAGCTAAATAAGAACACAAAAGCAGTGGCTTTTTTTATCCTTATTTTTAGCGGTGCGCTTTTAATAGTAGCCATAGCCCTTATTAACAATACAATTCGATTGTCTATTTATTCGCAACGGTTTCTAATTAGAACCATGTATTTGGTTGGAGCGACTCGTCTGTTTATTAGCAAACCTTTCATTTTTAAAGGATTTCGACAAGGGGTCATAGCCGGAATTATTGCCGGACTTTTATTGGCCGGATTTTTAATGCTAAGTACTAAGTTTATACCAGATCTTTTGCAGTTACAGGATGAAAACGTTCTTTTAATTTTATTTTGCGGAATCATTCTTGTAGGTGTGATCATTTCAGCTTTCAGTGCGTTTTTAGCGGTTTTAAGATACCTGCATTTAAAAACCAGCGATCTTTATTTTTAG
- a CDS encoding undecaprenyl-diphosphate phosphatase produces MTYLQAFIIAIIEGLTEFLPVSSTGHMILADSLLKIQNQEFAKTFEIVIQLGAILAVLLIYIKRFFVGINIYIKLFVAFLPTGIIGLLAYKTIKHYLFNPFTVSIALIVGGVILILLDKWSENKKSEYKNVEDISFTGALKIGFIQCFSMIPGVSRAAATIFGGIFSGFDRKQAAEFSFLLAIPTMFAASGYDLLKEKDNIHFEDLKLMAFGGLIAFIVAIFAVKGFIAFLNKYGFKHFGWYRIALGIVFLSYAMYVGLEISA; encoded by the coding sequence ATGACTTATTTACAAGCATTTATTATTGCAATCATTGAAGGGTTAACAGAATTCCTTCCGGTCTCTTCTACTGGACATATGATTTTGGCGGATTCATTGTTGAAAATTCAAAATCAGGAATTTGCAAAAACATTTGAAATTGTTATTCAGTTGGGTGCAATTTTAGCAGTGCTTCTAATCTACATCAAACGTTTTTTTGTTGGAATTAATATTTATATAAAGCTCTTTGTTGCCTTTTTACCAACCGGTATTATTGGGTTATTGGCATATAAAACTATTAAACATTATTTATTCAATCCATTCACAGTTAGCATCGCTTTAATAGTGGGCGGTGTTATTTTAATTCTACTCGATAAATGGAGTGAGAATAAAAAAAGCGAGTATAAAAATGTTGAAGATATAAGTTTTACTGGCGCATTAAAAATTGGGTTCATTCAGTGTTTTTCAATGATCCCTGGTGTTTCAAGAGCGGCGGCTACTATATTTGGTGGTATTTTTTCAGGATTTGATAGAAAACAAGCCGCAGAGTTTTCTTTTTTATTGGCTATTCCAACAATGTTTGCTGCTTCCGGTTATGATTTGCTTAAAGAAAAAGACAACATTCATTTTGAGGATCTTAAACTAATGGCATTTGGCGGACTCATTGCTTTTATTGTTGCCATTTTTGCTGTAAAGGGTTTTATCGCTTTTCTAAATAAATATGGGTTTAAGCATTTTGGGTGGTACCGCATCGCTCTTGGTATAGTATTTCTAAGTTATGCCATGTATGTAGGACTTGAAATCAGCGCCTAA
- a CDS encoding DUF3098 domain-containing protein — protein sequence MKSTFTKKNYYVLVAGIALIILGYVLMIGGGSDDPNVFNPEIFNFQRITLAPMVCLIGFVSIIVAIMWRPKTEEVEATK from the coding sequence ATGAAAAGCACCTTCACTAAAAAAAATTATTATGTTCTTGTTGCAGGAATAGCCTTAATTATTCTTGGATACGTATTAATGATTGGCGGTGGCAGTGACGATCCAAATGTTTTTAATCCCGAGATTTTTAATTTCCAACGTATTACCTTAGCTCCTATGGTTTGTTTGATTGGCTTTGTTTCAATCATTGTCGCGATTATGTGGCGTCCGAAAACGGAAGAGGTTGAAGCGACCAAATAA
- a CDS encoding Bax inhibitor-1/YccA family protein, with the protein MENLRSTDINKIEYTTIAGENKLLRNSFAWMALAMLLTAIAALVFANVPELTSILLEETETGFKPTIFAYIVMFAPLLFVLGINFGLSKLSYPALIGLFIAYSIINGISFSFIFFIYAIGSIITVFFSTTALFALMAIAGYTTKTDLTKMGSILMIGVVGIVIASLINMFMGSAQMDYIISILGVIIFTGLTAYDVQKIKNLGQQVNGDSTLANKLGIIGALTLYLDFINLFLFLLRLFGGRKD; encoded by the coding sequence ATGGAAAATTTAAGAAGTACAGATATTAATAAAATTGAGTACACAACAATTGCAGGAGAAAATAAGTTGCTTAGAAACTCTTTTGCCTGGATGGCTTTAGCAATGTTACTCACTGCAATAGCTGCGTTGGTATTTGCAAACGTGCCAGAACTAACGAGCATTTTACTCGAAGAAACCGAAACTGGATTTAAGCCAACTATTTTTGCTTACATAGTAATGTTTGCACCACTATTATTTGTTCTTGGAATTAATTTTGGATTAAGTAAACTTTCTTATCCTGCATTGATCGGTTTGTTTATTGCTTACTCTATCATTAACGGAATTAGTTTTAGTTTTATTTTCTTTATATACGCTATTGGCTCAATCATTACTGTGTTTTTTAGTACAACGGCATTATTCGCTTTAATGGCAATTGCAGGTTATACAACTAAAACAGATTTAACTAAAATGGGAAGTATCTTGATGATTGGTGTAGTTGGAATTGTAATCGCTTCACTCATCAATATGTTTATGGGAAGTGCCCAAATGGATTATATCATTAGTATTTTAGGAGTTATAATCTTCACTGGTCTAACTGCTTACGATGTTCAAAAAATTAAAAATCTGGGTCAGCAAGTTAATGGGGATTCAACTTTGGCAAATAAGCTAGGCATTATAGGCGCATTAACTTTATATCTTGATTTCATTAACTTATTCTTATTTCTTCTAAGATTGTTTGGTGGAAGAAAGGACTAA